In Pectinatus sottacetonis, a genomic segment contains:
- the purD gene encoding phosphoribosylamine--glycine ligase, with amino-acid sequence MDIIVIGSGGREHTLVWKLAQSSIVNKIYAVPGNPGMKNIAECVTDIDIENNDVIVAFAKKKNIDMVVIGPEVPLINGIVDDLENAGIAAFGPSREAAQLEGSKTFSKNIMKKYNIPTAKYETFTDADSAKEYIKKEGIPIVVKADGLAAGKGVIVADTMQQALDAVDEIMCDKAFGDAGNSIVIEECLIGEEASVLAFTDGDTIIPMISSQDHKRALDGDEGPNTGGMGTYAPAPVVTDSVMDFVQTKILEPIIAAMKTEGKKYKGCLYAGLMITPTGPKVIEFNARFGDPETQVVIPLLQSDLAEIMLSCIKGTLKGKKINWSNKAAVCVVLASGGYPHKYKKGITIKGLDKVAADKTLVFHAGTKEMEGEIVTNGGRVLGVVSIGNDIKEAIANAYKDIKTISFTDMYYRKDIGQKALKYL; translated from the coding sequence TTGGATATAATTGTAATTGGCTCAGGTGGCCGTGAACATACTTTAGTATGGAAACTGGCACAAAGCAGTATTGTGAATAAAATATATGCTGTTCCGGGTAATCCTGGCATGAAAAATATTGCTGAATGTGTTACTGATATTGATATAGAAAATAATGATGTTATTGTAGCTTTTGCCAAAAAGAAAAATATTGATATGGTAGTAATTGGACCAGAAGTTCCCTTGATAAATGGGATTGTTGATGATTTAGAAAATGCCGGAATTGCAGCATTTGGTCCGAGTAGAGAAGCTGCACAGCTTGAAGGATCAAAGACTTTTTCCAAAAATATTATGAAAAAATATAATATCCCTACAGCAAAATATGAAACATTTACTGATGCGGACAGTGCTAAGGAATATATAAAAAAAGAAGGCATCCCTATTGTTGTAAAAGCTGACGGATTAGCCGCTGGTAAAGGAGTAATAGTAGCAGATACAATGCAGCAGGCCTTGGATGCTGTAGATGAAATCATGTGTGATAAGGCATTTGGTGATGCCGGAAATTCAATTGTGATAGAAGAATGTCTCATCGGAGAAGAAGCATCTGTTTTAGCTTTTACAGATGGAGATACTATAATACCTATGATTTCTTCGCAGGATCATAAAAGAGCTTTAGATGGTGATGAAGGTCCTAATACTGGTGGGATGGGAACTTATGCTCCAGCACCTGTAGTAACTGACAGTGTTATGGATTTTGTTCAGACAAAAATATTAGAACCAATAATAGCAGCAATGAAAACTGAAGGGAAAAAATATAAAGGCTGTTTATATGCTGGGCTGATGATAACACCAACCGGACCTAAAGTTATAGAATTCAATGCCCGATTTGGAGATCCAGAAACACAGGTAGTTATTCCACTGTTGCAAAGCGATTTAGCAGAAATAATGCTCTCTTGTATCAAAGGGACCCTAAAAGGGAAAAAAATAAACTGGAGTAACAAGGCAGCAGTTTGTGTAGTCTTGGCATCCGGAGGCTATCCGCATAAATATAAAAAGGGAATTACCATAAAAGGTTTAGACAAAGTCGCTGCTGATAAAACACTGGTCTTTCATGCTGGTACAAAGGAAATGGAAGGGGAAATTGTTACTAACGGTGGTAGAGTCCTAGGAGTCGTTTCTATAGGAAATGATATAAAAGAAGCTATAGCAAATGCCTATAAAGATATAAAAACGATAAGCTTTACTGACATGTATTATCGTAAAGATATTGGACAAAAAGCATTAAAATATCTTTAA
- a CDS encoding IMP cyclohydrolase has protein sequence MKIKRALLSVSEKKGIVKLAQKLHDAGVEIVSTGGTMKAIKEAGIPVLYVSDVTGFPEIMDGRVKTLNPYIHGGILAVRDNPEHQKAMQQHKITGIDLVVVNLYPFKQTIAKPDVELAEAIENIDIGGPAMIRAAAKNFKYVTVVVNPDHYDEVASMISKDDEVAYKFRMKLAQEAFEHTAEYDTCIQNYLAKQLDK, from the coding sequence TTGAAAATAAAAAGAGCACTGCTTAGTGTTTCTGAAAAAAAAGGTATTGTTAAACTGGCGCAAAAACTACATGATGCCGGAGTAGAAATAGTATCTACTGGTGGTACGATGAAAGCAATAAAAGAAGCAGGTATTCCTGTATTATATGTAAGTGATGTTACTGGTTTTCCTGAAATTATGGATGGGCGCGTAAAAACACTTAATCCTTACATTCATGGTGGAATTTTAGCTGTTCGAGATAATCCAGAGCATCAAAAGGCAATGCAGCAACATAAAATTACTGGCATTGACTTGGTAGTAGTTAATCTTTATCCTTTTAAGCAAACAATTGCCAAACCTGACGTTGAATTAGCGGAAGCAATTGAAAATATTGATATAGGCGGACCGGCAATGATTCGTGCTGCTGCTAAAAATTTTAAATATGTGACTGTAGTTGTTAATCCTGATCATTATGATGAAGTTGCCTCAATGATCAGTAAGGATGATGAAGTCGCTTATAAATTCAGAATGAAACTTGCTCAGGAAGCTTTTGAACACACTGCTGAATATGACACTTGTATTCAAAATTACTTAGCAAAGCAATTGGATAAATAA
- the purN gene encoding phosphoribosylglycinamide formyltransferase, translated as MGKPVLGILASGRGTNLQSIMDAIAEGQFSAEIGLVITDNPKAKALERAQMAGIANICVERKKFAKREVFEQSLIAELRKHHVEHIVLAGFMRILSPVFIREYKNHILNIHPALLPSFPGAHAHRDVLAYGVKISGCTVHFVDEGMDSGPIIIQAAVPVMDDDTEDTLAARVLKQEHIIYPRAIALYLDGKLKIEGRRVFIKE; from the coding sequence ATGGGTAAGCCGGTTTTAGGTATTTTGGCTTCAGGACGGGGAACAAACCTGCAGTCAATAATGGATGCTATTGCTGAGGGGCAGTTTTCTGCTGAAATCGGTTTGGTAATAACAGATAACCCTAAAGCCAAGGCACTAGAACGTGCACAAATGGCGGGTATAGCTAATATATGTGTTGAGCGAAAAAAATTTGCTAAACGTGAAGTTTTTGAGCAGAGTCTTATTGCTGAATTGAGAAAACATCATGTAGAACATATTGTTTTAGCAGGATTTATGCGTATATTGAGTCCTGTTTTTATCCGGGAATATAAAAACCATATACTCAATATTCATCCAGCTCTTTTGCCTTCATTTCCCGGAGCACATGCTCACCGTGATGTTTTGGCATATGGTGTTAAAATATCGGGCTGCACAGTGCATTTCGTTGATGAAGGGATGGATAGTGGTCCGATCATTATACAGGCAGCTGTGCCTGTAATGGATGATGATACTGAGGATACCTTGGCAGCACGCGTTTTAAAACAGGAACATATAATATATCCTAGGGCTATTGCTCTGTACCTAGATGGAAAGCTAAAAATAGAGGGACGCAGAGTATTTATAAAAGAATAA
- the purM gene encoding phosphoribosylformylglycinamidine cyclo-ligase, protein MPDKNNSSLTYKDAGVNIDAGNYSVSLIKDSVKSTYRPEVLGDLGGFGGLFALNNNKYKEPVLVSGTDGVGTKLKLAFMFDKHDTIGQDAVAMCVNDVLVQGAEPLFFLDYVAVGELEPEKVATIVKGIASACKESGCALIGGETAEMAGFYSHGEYDIAGFTVGAVERSKIITGEKVVPGDVLIGLPSTGIHSNGYSLVRKICFERKNFTGKEYMPELGCTLAEELLTPTRLYPKVCLPIIDKYDIHAMVHVTGGGFYDNIPRILPKNCTAQIDAAAWPMLPVFSLLQKWGNVKWQEMYRTFNMGIGMIIVVTADDAKNIQADLKANGEKSYIIGEISAGEKRINIKGGVFNG, encoded by the coding sequence ATGCCTGATAAAAACAACAGCAGCTTAACGTATAAAGACGCTGGAGTTAATATTGATGCTGGAAATTATTCAGTATCACTCATAAAAGACAGCGTAAAATCTACTTATCGTCCAGAAGTATTGGGTGATTTAGGCGGATTTGGCGGATTGTTTGCATTAAATAACAATAAATATAAAGAACCTGTTTTAGTTTCTGGCACAGATGGTGTGGGAACAAAATTAAAATTGGCTTTTATGTTTGATAAACATGATACTATTGGACAAGATGCCGTAGCAATGTGTGTTAACGATGTTTTGGTACAAGGTGCAGAACCGTTGTTCTTTCTTGATTATGTAGCTGTAGGTGAATTGGAACCAGAAAAAGTTGCTACTATAGTCAAGGGAATTGCCAGTGCCTGTAAAGAATCAGGCTGTGCACTTATTGGTGGTGAAACAGCTGAAATGGCAGGATTTTATTCTCATGGAGAGTATGATATAGCAGGTTTTACTGTTGGCGCAGTGGAAAGATCTAAAATAATCACCGGAGAAAAGGTAGTTCCCGGAGATGTGCTTATAGGATTACCATCTACCGGTATACATTCCAATGGATATTCTCTGGTCAGAAAAATTTGTTTTGAACGTAAAAATTTTACGGGAAAAGAGTATATGCCAGAATTGGGATGTACTTTAGCAGAAGAATTGCTAACACCTACAAGGTTATATCCTAAAGTATGTTTGCCAATAATAGATAAATATGATATTCATGCAATGGTTCATGTGACCGGCGGTGGCTTTTATGATAATATACCACGGATACTGCCTAAAAATTGTACCGCTCAGATAGACGCAGCTGCTTGGCCAATGCTGCCTGTTTTTTCGTTGCTGCAGAAATGGGGCAATGTAAAATGGCAGGAAATGTACCGTACTTTTAATATGGGAATTGGTATGATAATAGTGGTGACGGCAGATGATGCTAAAAATATACAGGCTGATTTAAAGGCTAACGGTGAAAAGTCTTATATCATAGGCGAAATATCCGCTGGAGAAAAAAGGATCAATATAAAAGGCGGGGTATTTAATGGGTAA
- the purF gene encoding amidophosphoribosyltransferase, translating to MVDISTSSEWHEECGVFGAYSHSEDVSLMTYLGLYALQHRGQESAGIAITDGAWMDVSRGMGLVNEVFRHQLPHMDNQYIAIGHVRYSTTGSSLLANTQPLMVNYAGGKISLAHNGNLTNASQIRRKMEEQGTIFQTSIDTEVFVNLIAKSKETTIENKIIESLKQIKGAYCLTIMTENKLIGARDPHGFRPLCIGKSDNSWVLSSESCALAVAGVKYVRDVEPGELVVIDENGLKSYKFAKVEKKAACIFEYIYFARPDSVIDGQSVHDARFMMGRILSKESGFKGDIVISVPDSGTTAATGFAYESKIPFIEGLIKNRYIGRTFIQPTQKKRDTAVKLKLSPIVSAIKGKDVIMVDDSIVRGTTSGKIVRMLRKAGAKSIKMCVSSPPIGYPCYYGIDTSVRKELIAATKTVDEIREYIGADALHFLSLDGLQESIKNANSDDMCYACFNNYYPVKMSQNSPVGADKYMFEHLKKK from the coding sequence ATGGTTGATATTTCCACATCAAGCGAATGGCATGAAGAGTGCGGCGTTTTCGGTGCTTATTCACATAGCGAAGATGTATCTTTAATGACTTATCTGGGACTTTATGCTTTGCAGCACCGCGGACAGGAAAGTGCCGGCATTGCAATAACTGATGGAGCCTGGATGGATGTTTCCCGTGGAATGGGACTTGTTAATGAAGTTTTTCGTCATCAGCTGCCTCATATGGACAATCAGTATATTGCTATCGGACATGTCAGATATTCCACGACTGGTTCGAGTTTACTGGCAAATACTCAGCCCTTAATGGTGAATTATGCAGGCGGAAAGATAAGTTTAGCCCATAATGGAAATCTGACTAATGCTTCTCAAATTCGCAGGAAAATGGAAGAACAGGGAACTATTTTTCAGACATCGATCGACACGGAGGTTTTTGTAAATTTAATTGCTAAATCTAAAGAAACTACCATTGAAAATAAAATAATAGAAAGCTTAAAACAAATTAAAGGGGCATACTGCCTTACTATTATGACAGAAAACAAACTTATTGGTGCTCGCGATCCCCACGGTTTCAGACCTTTATGTATAGGTAAATCAGATAATTCATGGGTATTATCATCGGAATCATGTGCCCTGGCTGTTGCCGGAGTAAAATATGTGCGTGATGTTGAACCCGGCGAATTAGTAGTAATCGATGAAAATGGCCTTAAATCATATAAATTTGCTAAAGTGGAAAAAAAGGCAGCTTGTATTTTTGAATATATTTATTTTGCGAGACCTGATAGTGTTATCGATGGACAGAGTGTTCATGATGCACGTTTTATGATGGGACGTATTTTGTCCAAGGAATCAGGTTTTAAGGGTGATATCGTTATTTCTGTACCGGATTCTGGTACTACGGCGGCTACTGGATTTGCTTATGAATCAAAAATTCCTTTTATTGAAGGACTAATAAAAAACCGGTATATAGGACGGACCTTTATTCAGCCTACGCAGAAAAAACGTGACACAGCAGTGAAACTAAAATTAAGTCCCATCGTTTCTGCTATTAAGGGTAAAGATGTAATAATGGTTGATGATTCTATTGTGCGTGGGACTACCAGTGGTAAAATTGTTCGTATGTTGCGCAAGGCGGGTGCTAAATCCATTAAAATGTGTGTTAGTTCACCACCAATAGGGTATCCTTGTTATTACGGCATAGATACTTCCGTTCGCAAGGAACTTATTGCAGCTACAAAAACGGTAGATGAAATTCGGGAGTATATTGGGGCAGATGCATTGCACTTTTTATCGTTAGATGGATTACAAGAAAGTATAAAAAATGCCAATAGCGATGATATGTGCTATGCATGTTTTAATAATTATTATCCAGTAAAAATGTCCCAAAACAGTCCTGTCGGTGCAGATAAATATATGTTTGAACATTTAAAGAAAAAATAA
- the purC gene encoding phosphoribosylaminoimidazolesuccinocarboxamide synthase yields the protein MSKEKLYEGKAKIVYTTDNPDELLVYYKDDATAGNGAKKGTIMEKGILNNKISAFFFDMLAKNGIEHHYISMPSDREMLVKKLDIIPLEVVLRNVAAGSLAKRLGLKEGTKMASPVLEYYYKCDELNDPMINKFHIKAMNWATEAELAQIEKMGLKINDIMTKYLKTKNIDLIDFKLEFGRYHGKVILGDEISPDNCRFWDSDTHEKLDKDRFRRDLGHVEDAYKEILHRLTGKKA from the coding sequence TTGAGTAAAGAAAAATTATATGAAGGCAAAGCAAAAATTGTTTATACGACAGATAATCCTGATGAATTGTTAGTTTATTATAAAGATGATGCTACTGCTGGAAACGGCGCAAAAAAAGGAACCATAATGGAAAAAGGTATTCTTAATAATAAAATTTCTGCGTTTTTCTTTGACATGCTGGCTAAAAATGGTATTGAACACCATTATATAAGTATGCCCAGTGATAGGGAAATGCTTGTAAAAAAACTTGATATAATTCCGCTAGAAGTAGTTTTGCGCAATGTAGCAGCTGGTAGTCTGGCTAAACGTCTTGGTCTTAAAGAAGGTACTAAAATGGCTTCACCTGTTTTAGAATATTATTATAAATGTGATGAACTGAATGACCCGATGATTAATAAATTCCATATAAAAGCAATGAATTGGGCAACAGAAGCAGAATTAGCTCAGATTGAAAAGATGGGTTTAAAAATAAATGATATTATGACAAAATATTTAAAAACTAAAAATATCGATTTAATAGATTTTAAGCTTGAATTTGGCCGTTATCATGGCAAAGTCATTTTAGGTGATGAAATTTCTCCGGATAATTGCCGTTTCTGGGATAGCGATACACATGAAAAACTTGATAAAGATCGCTTCCGCAGAGATTTAGGTCATGTAGAAGACGCATATAAAGAAATTTTACATCGGTTAACTGGTAAAAAAGCTTAA
- the purE gene encoding 5-(carboxyamino)imidazole ribonucleotide mutase, producing MKVAVVMGSDSDLPVLKPAIDLLHKFGVETEVIVASAHRTPAKVREFVSSARERGVGAFISAAGAAAHLGGVIASYTTLPVIGVPINATALNGMDALLSTVQMPSGIPVATMAINGAKNAAIFAIEIFALSDDNLQQKLSDYRAKMVEEVEAKAAKVAQALQ from the coding sequence ATGAAAGTAGCTGTTGTAATGGGCAGCGATTCAGATTTACCGGTGTTAAAGCCGGCTATTGATCTACTGCACAAGTTTGGAGTAGAAACAGAAGTAATAGTTGCTTCTGCACATCGTACACCAGCAAAAGTACGTGAATTTGTTTCTTCAGCAAGAGAACGCGGCGTGGGTGCTTTTATATCAGCAGCAGGCGCAGCAGCTCATTTGGGAGGCGTAATCGCGTCTTATACAACACTTCCTGTAATCGGAGTTCCCATTAATGCAACTGCATTAAATGGAATGGATGCCCTTTTAAGTACAGTACAAATGCCCTCAGGCATTCCCGTTGCTACTATGGCAATAAACGGGGCTAAAAATGCAGCTATTTTTGCGATAGAAATTTTTGCGTTAAGTGATGATAATTTGCAACAGAAATTGTCTGATTATCGGGCAAAAATGGTTGAAGAGGTAGAAGCCAAGGCTGCAAAAGTAGCTCAGGCATTACAATAA
- a CDS encoding aspartate kinase, whose amino-acid sequence MALIVKKFGGSSVGTTEKIINIAKRITAEKEKDDKIVVVVSAMGNTTDELIKLATQIDEDPYKYTREMDMLLTTGEQVSISLMTMAFKTLGEDAVSLTGTLAGIKTNAIHTKGKILDIKPQRVLDELDKGNIVIVAGFQGCDQSGDPVTLGRGGSDTSAVALAGALHADACEIYTDVDGIYSADPRIVQNARRMKEITYQEMLEMARLGSGVMQPRSVEVGQMMGIPIHVRSTFTNKPGTIIREEYTMEEKGFVIRGVSHDDKVAKIAVLGVPNNPGIAYSIFSALAENNIDVDMIVQSIRNIEKNVTDMVFTLSLDDLNMAKEVVDKVASDLNAIGVLIEKDVAKVSIVGVGMLGNPGIAARMFGALSDAGINIDVISTSEISISCLIKSARMQEAVNIIHNEFFPKN is encoded by the coding sequence ATGGCACTGATTGTAAAAAAATTTGGCGGCAGTTCTGTCGGAACAACAGAAAAAATAATAAACATTGCTAAGAGAATTACGGCAGAAAAAGAAAAAGACGACAAAATTGTTGTCGTTGTATCTGCAATGGGAAATACAACAGACGAATTGATAAAACTGGCTACTCAAATAGATGAGGATCCTTATAAATACACCAGGGAAATGGACATGCTACTCACTACCGGTGAGCAAGTATCAATTTCATTAATGACGATGGCCTTTAAAACTTTAGGGGAAGATGCAGTTTCCCTAACAGGAACACTTGCCGGTATAAAAACCAATGCCATTCACACAAAAGGAAAAATTTTGGACATAAAACCTCAGCGTGTTCTTGATGAACTAGACAAGGGCAATATTGTTATTGTAGCTGGATTTCAGGGCTGTGACCAGTCAGGGGATCCTGTTACTCTGGGACGAGGCGGATCAGATACTTCTGCTGTTGCATTAGCTGGTGCTCTGCACGCTGACGCATGTGAAATATATACCGACGTTGATGGAATTTATTCTGCTGATCCCAGAATCGTACAAAACGCCCGCAGAATGAAAGAAATCACTTACCAGGAAATGCTGGAAATGGCCAGACTTGGCTCTGGTGTTATGCAGCCACGTTCTGTAGAAGTAGGTCAAATGATGGGGATTCCCATCCATGTTAGGTCTACATTTACCAATAAACCCGGTACAATAATAAGAGAGGAATATACAATGGAAGAAAAAGGATTCGTAATAAGAGGGGTAAGCCACGACGACAAAGTCGCTAAAATCGCAGTCTTAGGTGTTCCCAATAATCCAGGAATAGCATATTCAATATTTTCAGCACTGGCAGAAAATAATATTGATGTTGACATGATTGTGCAAAGTATTCGTAATATAGAAAAAAATGTTACCGACATGGTATTTACACTGTCATTAGATGACCTAAACATGGCAAAAGAAGTTGTTGATAAAGTTGCCTCTGATCTTAACGCTATAGGTGTCCTTATTGAAAAAGACGTTGCAAAAGTTTCCATTGTAGGCGTAGGTATGCTGGGAAATCCCGGCATAGCAGCACGTATGTTCGGTGCGCTGTCGGATGCCGGAATAAATATTGATGTAATAAGTACTTCTGAAATCAGTATCTCATGCTTGATAAAGAGTGCCAGAATGCAGGAAGCTGTTAATATTATCCACAATGAATTTTTCCCAAAAAACTGA
- the thrC gene encoding threonine synthase translates to MNYISTRNKKIKVTAAQAIIKGIAEDGGLFVPEVFPVIDKSFLQTLYTCSYQERAYKILSLYLTDYTEQEIKNCIANAYGNNKFDTSGIAPVIILKNNYQCLELWHGPTSAFKDMALQLLPQLMSTALKKTDEENNIIILVATSGDTGKAALEGFCDVPQVNIVVFYPDQGVSDIQRQQMITQKGDNVKVVAIKGNFDDAQSGVKNIFNDKTFACTLKKAGYQLSSANSINWGRLLPQIVYYFSAYADLVNNHSIQTGDKINFAVPTGNFGDILAGFYAKKMGLPINKLICASNSNNVLTEFLTTGSYDKNRQFFKTISPSMDILISSNLERLLFYLTENNDKQINEWMDSLNKTGHYDVGKQYRSKLQNLFFADWINETQTLEMIKKVYDKNNYVIDPHTAVAWQAAENYKKRTDDNKTPMVVLSTASPYKFNDSVLTALNVNIQGQNEFTLLKKLKKYNQQNIPAGLSALEHAVVKHTDICQPEEMADIIKKYLKI, encoded by the coding sequence ATGAATTATATAAGTACGCGAAACAAAAAAATCAAAGTAACTGCGGCCCAGGCTATAATAAAAGGAATTGCTGAAGACGGTGGTCTATTCGTACCAGAAGTTTTTCCCGTAATTGATAAATCATTTTTGCAGACGCTATATACTTGTTCTTATCAGGAACGTGCTTACAAAATATTATCATTGTACTTAACCGATTATACTGAGCAAGAAATAAAAAACTGTATTGCCAATGCCTATGGAAATAATAAATTTGATACTAGCGGTATTGCTCCAGTAATTATTTTAAAAAACAACTATCAATGCCTAGAATTATGGCATGGTCCAACCAGTGCTTTTAAAGATATGGCTCTGCAATTATTGCCACAGCTTATGTCTACTGCCTTAAAAAAGACTGACGAAGAAAATAATATTATTATTTTAGTAGCAACTTCTGGTGATACAGGCAAGGCCGCTTTGGAAGGTTTTTGTGATGTTCCCCAGGTAAATATTGTTGTTTTTTATCCTGACCAGGGAGTCAGCGATATACAAAGGCAACAAATGATTACCCAAAAGGGAGATAACGTTAAAGTGGTTGCTATAAAGGGAAATTTTGATGACGCTCAATCAGGGGTAAAAAATATTTTCAATGACAAAACATTTGCTTGTACATTAAAAAAAGCCGGTTATCAACTATCTTCGGCAAATTCTATAAATTGGGGAAGATTACTACCCCAGATAGTATACTATTTCAGTGCTTATGCCGATTTAGTAAATAACCACAGTATCCAGACTGGCGATAAAATCAATTTTGCTGTACCTACAGGAAACTTTGGTGATATCCTGGCTGGTTTTTATGCTAAAAAAATGGGATTACCCATAAATAAATTAATCTGTGCTTCCAACTCTAATAATGTTCTTACCGAATTTTTAACCACAGGAAGTTATGATAAAAACCGCCAGTTCTTTAAAACAATATCACCTTCCATGGATATCCTTATTTCCAGTAATTTGGAAAGATTGCTTTTCTATTTAACGGAAAATAATGATAAACAAATAAACGAATGGATGGACAGCTTAAATAAGACTGGCCACTATGATGTCGGTAAACAATACCGCAGTAAATTACAAAACTTGTTTTTTGCTGATTGGATAAATGAAACTCAAACTTTAGAAATGATAAAAAAAGTTTATGATAAAAATAATTATGTAATAGACCCGCATACGGCTGTTGCCTGGCAGGCTGCAGAAAATTATAAAAAACGTACTGATGACAATAAAACACCTATGGTTGTTTTATCAACTGCCAGTCCATATAAATTTAATGATAGTGTACTTACAGCTCTTAATGTAAATATCCAAGGGCAGAATGAATTTACACTTCTTAAAAAATTAAAAAAATATAATCAGCAAAATATTCCAGCAGGATTATCTGCTTTAGAGCATGCAGTAGTAAAGCATACAGATATTTGCCAACCGGAAGAAATGGCAGATATTATCAAAAAATATTTAAAAATTTAA
- a CDS encoding DUF47 domain-containing protein: protein MFLVKKNTEFYDLFVQSADYFHKGALIINEVMTDYSRAEEKMKTITDLEHAADDINDKIIVKLNHTFITPIDREDIYAIANGLDDGVDFLQGTLQRAIMYRIDEIRPTALDMSQLLIEATTDISEIFKLLHRLQHNEKKILKYTARICKIESAGDKLYREEVAQLFATVKDPIEIIKWKDILEYLENTLDHCETIADMIRGVVMKYA, encoded by the coding sequence ATGTTTCTTGTAAAAAAGAATACGGAATTTTATGATCTATTTGTCCAAAGTGCTGATTATTTTCATAAAGGTGCTTTAATTATCAATGAAGTCATGACAGATTACAGCAGGGCAGAAGAAAAAATGAAAACGATCACTGATTTAGAACATGCTGCTGATGATATCAATGACAAAATAATTGTGAAGCTTAATCATACTTTTATAACACCAATAGATCGGGAAGATATTTATGCTATTGCTAATGGATTAGATGACGGAGTAGATTTTTTGCAAGGTACATTACAGCGCGCTATAATGTACCGGATCGATGAAATACGCCCTACAGCCTTAGATATGTCACAGCTGCTAATTGAGGCAACTACTGATATCAGCGAGATATTCAAACTTTTACATAGGTTACAACACAACGAGAAAAAAATTCTTAAATATACTGCCAGAATTTGCAAAATTGAGAGTGCTGGCGATAAACTTTACCGAGAAGAAGTAGCACAGTTATTTGCTACTGTAAAGGATCCTATTGAAATAATAAAATGGAAAGATATCCTTGAATATTTGGAAAATACATTGGATCATTGTGAAACAATAGCAGATATGATAAGAGGCGTGGTAATGAAATATGCATGA
- a CDS encoding inorganic phosphate transporter: MHELQVIMLLIILLALVFDFINGFHDTANAIATSVSTRAMSPRIAIVMASILNFCGAMYSTGVARTIGGDIVKSADHVNELILIAALGGSIIWNLLTWWLALPSSSSHALVGGIIGAVLVSTGSIGLNFYGIGKIVLSLILSPVIAAVTGCIIMTILFLLFGKFRPSAINNKFKKLQIISAAMMAFSHGSNDAQKSMGIITLALLSAGYIDAFQVPTFVKILAAVSMGCGTAIGGWKIIKTVGGKIFKLEPISGFASDLNSSLVIFSATLMSLPVSTTHVVSGSIMGVGTAKRVRAVRWGVAKQMAIAWILTIPSTAVVAAIIYKILKLFFK, encoded by the coding sequence ATGCATGAACTCCAGGTAATTATGTTGTTAATTATACTTTTAGCACTGGTTTTTGATTTTATAAATGGTTTTCATGATACCGCAAATGCTATTGCAACATCAGTGTCTACAAGGGCAATGAGTCCACGTATTGCCATTGTAATGGCATCCATATTAAATTTTTGCGGGGCTATGTATAGTACTGGTGTTGCTCGTACTATCGGCGGCGATATAGTGAAATCAGCTGATCATGTTAATGAATTAATTCTTATTGCGGCTTTGGGTGGTTCTATAATATGGAATTTATTAACCTGGTGGCTGGCTCTACCAAGCAGTTCTTCTCATGCTCTGGTCGGTGGCATAATTGGTGCCGTACTGGTATCTACCGGGTCGATAGGTCTCAACTTCTATGGAATAGGTAAAATTGTTCTTTCCCTTATACTTTCACCAGTTATAGCCGCTGTTACCGGTTGTATAATTATGACAATTTTATTTCTGTTGTTCGGGAAATTCAGACCATCTGCAATTAATAATAAATTTAAAAAACTACAGATAATATCAGCTGCCATGATGGCTTTTTCACATGGTTCCAACGATGCACAAAAATCAATGGGTATCATAACGCTGGCACTTTTAAGTGCCGGTTATATAGATGCCTTCCAAGTACCGACTTTTGTGAAAATATTGGCAGCAGTATCTATGGGCTGTGGTACTGCAATAGGTGGCTGGAAAATTATAAAAACAGTAGGCGGCAAAATATTCAAACTAGAACCTATAAGTGGTTTTGCCTCTGACTTAAATTCCTCACTTGTTATTTTTTCCGCTACATTAATGTCTCTGCCTGTAAGTACTACACACGTAGTATCAGGCTCTATAATGGGAGTTGGTACAGCAAAAAGAGTCAGGGCTGTCCGTTGGGGCGTTGCTAAACAGATGGCTATTGCCTGGATTCTGACAATTCCTTCCACTGCTGTTGTAGCTGCTATTATCTATAAGATATTAAAATTATTTTTTAAATAA